The Campylobacter curvus genome includes the window TTTCATCGTTTATGTCGCCAAAGACCAGCGCATCCGTCGGACAAACGCTGACGCAGGCAGGCTGCTCGTCTTTAGAGAGTCTGTTTTCGTAGCAAAACGTGCATTTTCCTATCTCGCCTGTCTTTGGTTCGACGAAGCGAGCGTCGTAAGGACAGGCTAATATGCAGTATTTGCAGCTCACACAGATACGGTGATCTAGTAAGGTGACGCCCTCTTTCGTCTTAAAACTAGCTCCCGTCGGACAAACGTCCACGCAAGGGCTATCCTCGCACATCACGCAGCTTTGGCGGATAAAGTCAAGCTTTAAATTTGGAAATTCCCCGCTCATCTTTGAATGCACCTGCAAGCGATAAACGCCGTTAGGAACGCCGTTTTCGCTCCTGCAAGCCACAGAGCACGCCTGACAGCCTATGCATAAATTTTCATCATGTATCATCATGTATTTTTTCATTTTTCTCCCCTTTACGCCTTAAGTATATCCACGCCGACATTTGTCACCATCGTAGCGGCCACCGGCCCCTCCTCGGGGCTCAAAAGAACGCTGGAATTCACGCCGATCCCGTTTGCGCGGCTCATGCCCGGTGTCACGTGGCCAAAGCCGTGATAAACAAACAGCGTGTCCTCTCTGATGCCCTGAGTGAGCATGATCTTGCCTTTTTGTTTGCCGTATTTGTTTTGCAAAACGACCTCATCGCCATCTTTTAAATTTTTACGAGCAGCGGTATTTGGATGTATCCAGATAGGAGACTCACTCATTAGATCGTGTAAAAACGGCACGTTTTGAGTATGGCCGTTTGTATGTACCGGCGTTTTACCGCTCATCAGGCAAAGCTCATGCCCGTCAAAGACGTCGATATCTTTTGTATTTAGACAGCCATATCCAGGGAACTCCACCTCGACTTGCTCGCTAAAAAGCTCGATCTTGCCGCTTTTTGTAGCGAGCTTTGCTAGCCCGTCCATGAGGCCATTTTCACCTACAAACTGCGCTGCGTTTGGAAATTTCTCCACGAATTTATCAACAAGAGCCTTTTCTCTAAATAAAATTCCAGGTACCTTCCACGTGACATAACCGTCTTTTTCTAGCGCACTTAAGAGTTCGACATTGCCTTTTACCTGCTGCATACGCCACTCGCGCATGTCATTCCATGTATAAAGCTCATCTATCTTCATCCTGCGCGCAAGCTCTCTAAATATGCCTGCGCCATCCTTGGTGTCGCCTATTGGATCGACTATTTTATTTCGTATCATGTATGCTGGCTTGAGGCCCGACTTGTCCTCGATGCCTTCGTCGCGCTCGAGATATGTGCTCTCCGGTAAAACGACGTCGGCATAGGTAGCCATATCGTTTAGATAGATGTCGCTAACCACGATGAAATCGAGCTTCTTGAGCGCCTCTACGCTTTTATCGGTGCCTGCGACGTTTATTAGGTGATTGAAGCGGATGTTGAACCAGCCCTTTATAGGATAAGGTTTTTCGCTCAGTATCGCCTCGTTTATATCCATCAAAACGCCGTGTTTGCGGCTGACGAATTTATGCTTCCCGCTATCTCCTGCGTGATCGAGACGTGTCACTTTAGGTACTTTAAACGGCTCGTCCATATTTTTAAGCTCCGGAAAGTCGCTCGTTCCGGTCAGTTTGTTGAAAGTCTTTGCGTTTTTACCGCCAAACAAGCCGCCTTTGACCTCCCAGTTGCCCATCATCGCATTTGCCGTCATTATGGCGCGCGTTCGCATATATTCGGCCTTTGTCGTGGTCGTCTTGTGTCCAAAGTCAATGATGACGCGCGGAGCTGCAGCCCAAATTTCAGCCGCTATGCGCTCCACCGTATCGGCTGGTATGCCGGTGATCGCCTCTTGCCACTGCGGCGTGGTGTCTTTGGTGTTTTCCACGACCTTATCAAAGCCGATCGTAAATTTATCGACAAACTCCTTGTCGTATGTGCCGTTTTTTATCCAAGTGTTGATAAGCGCCATGACAAAGGCGATATCGGTGCCGGGCTTTACAGGCAGCCACTCGTCCGCCTTTGAGGCCACTACGCTAAATCTAGGATCCAGCACGAGTAGCTTGGTGTCCTTTTTGTCGGCAAATTTCGCCAGCTTTTTAGCATCAGCGATAACGATGCCTTCAAAGAGATTGTGCCCGAAATTCACAACATATTTTGCGTTTGCAAAGTCGCGCTTAAGCTTAGGCTTGCCATACATATGCTCGCACACCATTTGATATGTGATCGGACAGCAAGAAAAGTGTGAAAAGCAGTTTGGCGAGCCGTAGCTACTGGCGAAATTTACCATTAGCTTATGAGTTTGGCTCGATTTTGCAGTGAAGACAAAACTCTGGGCTCCGTATTTTTCCTTGATCTCGAGCATCTTTTTTGCGACTAGATCAAGCGCCTCGTCCCAGCTGGCCTCGCGCCACTTGCCCTCGCCTCGCTCGCCTGCGCGTATGAGAGGCTTTACGATACGCTCTTTGTCATAAAGCTGGTTGTGCCCTGAGCCGCCTCGAGCGCAAACAGACGTGGCTGTCCCGCTTACTTTGTGGTTGCCTTGTATGAAGATGTTTTTGCCATCGACCACGCGACCCTCGATAGGACAGCGCGAAGAGCACATCTCGCAAAAGCTTGGTGTGAAATTTTCACTGCCCTTTAGCGCACCGGCACCGACTGCACCGAGGCTTCCGGGCGTAAGACAGGTCGCTAGAGCGCTAGCACCCGCACCGATTTTCAGGAAATCTCGTCTAGATTTATCCATCTCTCCCTCCTTGATATTTTATGGCATTTTATTATCTTTGCGTAAAAATAAGGTAAAAATTTGCTTAAATATAAAGTTTAATTTTTATATTTTATATTTTGAGATAAAGGCTATCAAAAAGTAGGATTTTTAATGAAATTTTGGGTTTTAAAATTTTGGCTCTGTTACAATATTTCATTGATTTTCAGATTTCAAAGCAGGAGAATGCGAACAGCATTCGAGTAAAAGCCTTGTGAAGCGACGCTATCGCCGCCGCCGATTTTTACTTCGTGCTACGCACTCGTAACGAGACTTCGCTACGAGGACAGGGAAGCGGTAGCTGACCGCGGTCTGCTTGCAGTTGCGAGTGCAACGAAGCGTCTTGAAAAGCTGCAAGCAACGCGAAGCAGAAAAAATCGTGCTATATGTTCGGCGTCTTGCGGAGAGAGTATGGTTTTTGCTTCACTTCGTTCGCAACTGCAAAGCAGAAGTGAAGCAAGTGTCAATAATTTATTAAAATTTTACTACGCCCTAGCAAGCTAAATAGAATTCGGCGACATTTCGCTTCGCTTGTTCGTAGCTGTAAGTGAGAAATTTATCAACACTTTTTAAAATAGAGCCAAGTAAAATTTAAAGAAAGAGACCGAGAAAGCATCTCGGTCAAAATTTTTATAGAAGTATAGGTGCTACTATAAAGCCTAACGCAACTGAAACTGCGACCATTATAGTGCCCGGTATAAAGAAAGAGTGGTTGAATACGAATTTTCCGACTCTTGTCGTTCCTGTGTCATCCATCGCTATCGCACCAAGAGTGGTAGGATATGTAGGAAGGACGAATAGTCCTGAAACAGCTGCAAATGAAGCGACTAGTATCCAAACTTGACCTGAATTTTCAGGGCTTGTCATACCAAGTGCTAGCGCGACGACAGGCATCATGACTTTTGTAGTAACGGCTTGTGAATAAAGAAGCGCACTGACAAAGTATAAAACGACAGCCAAAACGAATGGATATTGTTTTACGAATTCAGATGCCACGGCTTTGATCGCATCAACGTGTCCGCCGACAAACGTGCTGCCTAGCCATGCGATACCAAGCACGCAGATGCACGCGTTCATACCGCTTTGGAAAGTGCTAGTTGAAAGTAGCTTGCCTGTCTCGACTTTGCAAAGCATAACGATGAATGCACCAATAGTAAGCATGAAGCTAATGATCGCACCATCTCTACCAAGGATGACCGGGTTGATAAGTCCGACATTCTTTGAGATAGCCAAAGCGTAGATGACGACGGCTAAAACGCCGATACCAAAGATCGCGACAGAGCGTTTTGCATAAGGTAAAAGCTCCTTTTCCTCATGCCCCTTGATCTCTTTGACAAGACCTTTTGCAAGTCTTTCTTGATAAATAGGATCTTTTGAAAGGTCCAAATCATAAAACATATTTACTATGAATGCAGTTATGAGCATGCCAACGAATGTAGTAGATATGCAGATGAAAAGCAACATAGGATAATTCACACCAAGTGGCTCACATAGACCGCTCATCGCGACAAATGCCGCCGATATCGGGCTAGCAGTGATCGCTACCTGAGATGAAACGACTGAAAGCGCAAGTGGAGCGGAAGGTTTTATATTTTCGCTTTTTGCGACCTCGACGATGACAGGTATCATAGAAAACGCAGTGTGTCCGGTACCTGCAAATACTGTCAATAAATAAGTAACAGTCGGTGCTAGATAGTTGATCTGTTTTGGATTTTTACGCAAAATTCTCTCTGCCACCTGAACCAAATAATCAAGTCCGCCTGCAACTTGCAAAGCCGTGATAGCCGAGATGACTGATGCGATGATCAAGATGACGTCCCAAGGCAAATTTGCCGGCTTCATACCAAAGCACAAGGACAAAATAATAACGCCAAGACCACCGGCGTAACCTATACCCATACCTCCTAGCCTGACGCCTAGGTAAATACCTCCAAACAAGACTATAATCTGTAAAATCAGCATTATATCCATTGGAATCTCCTTTTAAAAAATTATTTTAAAAATTTTAAACTCTCAAGCATTGAAAGCTGGGTGGCTCTCAATGCTTTTATGATTAGGATTTTATTACAATCAGTATAAAACTTAAATTAAATCCTTAAATTTTATAACTAATTTTATTTACCTATGTCGTCTTTACTCATGCTAGGATTTAGCATATTTTTTGGCTCTAAAATTTTATCTATCTGAGCCTTTGACAAATAGCCTCTCTCAAGGCAGATGTCACCTACGGCTTTGCCTGTTTGAAGTGCCTCTTTAGCGATGCTTGCTGATTTCTCGTATCCGATATGCGGGTTGAATGCTGTGACGATACCGACTGAGCCAAGGACTGATTTTAGGCAAGCCTCAGGATTTGCAGTCAGTTTCTTGATGGCTTTTTCAGCTAGCGTTTTCATTGCGTTTTCAAGTATGCAAATAGAGTTGAATAGTCCATAAGCGATACCAGGTTCGAATGCGTTTAGCTCAAATTCGCCGCGCTCGCTGCAAAGCATGATAGTCACGTCGTTGCCGATGACCTCATAGCAAGCCTCGCCTACGACCTCTGCGATGACAGGGTTTACTTTACCAGGCATGATAGAGCTACCAGGTTGCATTTGAGGTAAATTTATCTCGCCAAGTCCGCATCTTGGGCCTGAGTTCATCAAACGAAGGTCGTTTGCTATCTTTGAAAGGCGAACGGCGGCTGTTTTTAGTGCACCGCTTACATGGACGAAGTCCGCAGTATCTTGTGTAGCTGCGATGAAATCATCCGCAGCTTCAAATTTCACTCCGGTTATCTCAGATAGCTTTTTCTCGACTACGAATTTATAGTCAGGATGGCAGTTGATACCTGTTCCTATCGCAGTCGCGCCCATATTTAGATATCTCATTGACTCGCGTGCAGCAGTGATCTTTTCGATGTCGCTTTTGATGTAAGTGGCAAAAGCGTTAAATGTGTTGCCAAGTGTCGTAGGAACGGCGTCTTCCAGCTCTGTCCTACCCATTTTGATGACATCTTTCCACTCTTTTGCTTTTACCTCAAGCTCGCTTTTTAAAAGCTCCATAGCTTTAAGCAAATCGGTAAGTTTAGCGTAAGCTGCTACTTTGATAGAGCTTGGATAAGTGTCATTCGTGCTTTGACCTAAATTTGTGTGGTCGTTTGGATGAAGGTATTGATATTCGCCTTTTTTATGCCCCATGCTCTCAAGCGCGACGTTTGTGATGACCTCGTTTGCGTTCATATTCGTGCTGGTTCCCGCGCCACCTTGGATCATATCTACGACAAATTGATCTCTAAATTCGCCCGCAATGAGTCTATCGCAAGCTTTAGCTATCGCATCTGCTTTAGCAGCCTCTAAAACGCCGACTTCTTTGTTTGCAAGAGCCGCAGCTTTTTTGATCTGAGCGAAAGCTTTTATAAAATAAGGATAGTCGCTTAGTTTTCGTCCGCTCATATGGAAATTCTCAAGTGCTCTGAATGTTTGCACACCGTAATAGACATCATTAGAGATTTCAAGCTCGCCGATGAAGTCGTGTTCTTTTCTAGTACCCATAATGGTTCTCCTTTATAAGAAATTGTTATCGGAATTATAAACTATTTTTTAATTTCAAAGATTAATTTTTAATTTGTGGTTTAAGTTTTTCAGGTAAGGCTTGTTTAGCAATGTTTTTAGAGACAATTAATAATATAATTTAAGCTATATTTTATATTATTGGTCGAAAAAATTATTATAGATATAAAATAGTAACGTTTTTATTACTAAAAAGTCACACTAATCTTGTGATTTTCATATTTTTTTTAAGTTTCACATCTAAATTTTAAAGAGTATTAATACAAAATAAACTAAATTTTAGCACTCATAAATAGCAAATGATAAAATTCTGATACAAAGGTGATACTTTTATGAGATTTTATAGCAGAAAATGCCGTTTTCAAAACGGCATTGTAAATGAAAGTTTAATCCTCAAGTCCTAAATTCTGACGGTATTCTTCGTATGTGCCTCTAAAATCAACCACTTCGCCATCGCCTTTTAAGTGCAAAATTCTATTTGCAAAAGCGTCGATCAGCTCTCTATCGTGGCTCACGCATACGACGCTTCCGTTAAAATTATAAAACGCCTCGCCAAGTGCGATGATCGCTTCAAGGTCTAGGTGGTTGTTTGGCTCATCCATCACGAGTAAATTTGGACGATGCAGCATGAGCTGAGCGAGCCTGACGCGATGCTTCTCGCCACCACTTAAAGCGCCCACGGCCTTTTCCTGTTCGGCACCGCTAAAGAGCATGCGCCCTAGGCACTTTCTGATCTCGTCGATATCCTTGTTTTTAGCATCTTGCAAGTATTCATAAAGCTTTAGATCGCTGGTGATTTTATTTACGGTATCTTGCGCGAAATACCCCAGCTCGATAGTCGCTCCGATATGCACCGAGCCGCCATCTGGGGCCAGCTCACCGGTTATTAGCTTGCAAAGCGTGCTTTTGCCAACACCGTTATGGCCGATGATGGCGAGCTTATCACCCTTTTCAAGCTTGAAATTTAGCCCATCAAAGACGACTTTATCGTCAAATTTCTTGCTTAAATTTTTGATCTCGATGAGCTCGTTTCCTATCTCGCGGTTCGTGCGAAAAAGTATGCTAGGATCGCGTCTGCTCGATACTGCGATCTCGGCGATATCCAGCTTTTCAAGCTGTTTGGCGCGACTGGTCGCTTGCTTGGCTTTGCTCGCATTTGCCGAAAAGCGCGCGATAAACCGCTCTAGCTCCTCTTTTTCCTTCAGTTTCTTGTCGCGCTCCATCTCGTGCTGTTTGGTGATGAGGTTCGCCGCCATATACCAGTCGTCGTAATTACCCGAAAATTCACGGATTTTCTTAAAATCCACATCCAAAATATGCGTGCAGACGCGATTTAAAAAGTGCCTATCGTGGCTGATAACTACAAGCGTTCCCTCGTGGTGATTGAGCTCGTTTTCCAGCCATGCGATGGCGTCGATGTCGAGGTTGTTCGTCGGCTCGTCCAAAAACAAAATATCAGGCTTTGGAAACAGCACTTGCGCCAAAAGGACCTTGACCTTTTCGGAATTTTCAAGCTCGCTCATAGATTTATCAAACTCATTTAGTCCCAGTGAGCTTAAAATTTTCTCGATCCTGGTTTCGTATTCGTATGTGGGATCCTCCTCTGCGGTGATCATCTCAAGCTCGCTTAGTCGGTCGTTTATGGCGTCTGTAAATTCAGGGCTCTCATAAAGCTTTTCTTTTTCTTTAACTGCGTCGTAAAGGCGCTTGTTGCCATATAGAACGGCATCTTTTAGGCTGAAATTTTCAAACGCGAACTGATCTTGACCAAGCACACCCACACGAAGACCGTTTTCTATCACGATCTCGCCGCTAGTAGGCTCTATCTCGCCACTTAAAATTTTTAAAAATGTCGATTTCCCGGCGCCGTTCGCACCGATCAGTCCGTATCTGTTGTGGCGATTTAGCTTTAAATTTACATCTTCAAACAGCAAGCTACTGGCAAATCTCTGTGTCAAACCTCTAACTTCTAACATTATTTTCCTTTAAATTTTAAACGGTAATTTTGCCAAAAATTTTATTAATTTCTAATCTTTTAGCAAAATAATACGCAAAGCCCGCCGTCATTTAAATTCGGCTTCTTTCTGATAAAGTGTTGATTTTTAAAAAATTTAAATGTTCTAGCGTAGTCAAATCTTATGCAGCGACACTATTGCCGCCGAAATTAAGGGAAGCGTAAGCTGACCGCTAATTTCGTGCTATATGTTCGGCACTTTGTGGAGCAAGTAAGATTTACGAAGCTTTCATTTAAGGCTATCAGCACTTTTTAAAACAGAGCCAAATTCCATTGTATAGCATAAAGCCATAGTCGTATAAAAAAATAAAATTTCTCCCTCATTTTATCCGAAAATGCCCAGTCAGCTTAAAGCGATCCAAGATGTCTTCCTCTTGCGTCCCAGAGCCGATATTGTGGATTATAAGCGGTGTAGAACCGTTAAATTTATCGGAGACGAT containing:
- a CDS encoding 4Fe-4S dicluster domain-containing protein gives rise to the protein MKKYMMIHDENLCIGCQACSVACRSENGVPNGVYRLQVHSKMSGEFPNLKLDFIRQSCVMCEDSPCVDVCPTGASFKTKEGVTLLDHRICVSCKYCILACPYDARFVEPKTGEIGKCTFCYENRLSKDEQPACVSVCPTDALVFGDINDENSEISKLMKNKKVYLPKAEFKTHPQLAMIANRKGGSHE
- the phsA gene encoding thiosulfate reductase PhsA, with product MDKSRRDFLKIGAGASALATCLTPGSLGAVGAGALKGSENFTPSFCEMCSSRCPIEGRVVDGKNIFIQGNHKVSGTATSVCARGGSGHNQLYDKERIVKPLIRAGERGEGKWREASWDEALDLVAKKMLEIKEKYGAQSFVFTAKSSQTHKLMVNFASSYGSPNCFSHFSCCPITYQMVCEHMYGKPKLKRDFANAKYVVNFGHNLFEGIVIADAKKLAKFADKKDTKLLVLDPRFSVVASKADEWLPVKPGTDIAFVMALINTWIKNGTYDKEFVDKFTIGFDKVVENTKDTTPQWQEAITGIPADTVERIAAEIWAAAPRVIIDFGHKTTTTKAEYMRTRAIMTANAMMGNWEVKGGLFGGKNAKTFNKLTGTSDFPELKNMDEPFKVPKVTRLDHAGDSGKHKFVSRKHGVLMDINEAILSEKPYPIKGWFNIRFNHLINVAGTDKSVEALKKLDFIVVSDIYLNDMATYADVVLPESTYLERDEGIEDKSGLKPAYMIRNKIVDPIGDTKDGAGIFRELARRMKIDELYTWNDMREWRMQQVKGNVELLSALEKDGYVTWKVPGILFREKALVDKFVEKFPNAAQFVGENGLMDGLAKLATKSGKIELFSEQVEVEFPGYGCLNTKDIDVFDGHELCLMSGKTPVHTNGHTQNVPFLHDLMSESPIWIHPNTAARKNLKDGDEVVLQNKYGKQKGKIMLTQGIREDTLFVYHGFGHVTPGMSRANGIGVNSSVLLSPEEGPVAATMVTNVGVDILKA
- a CDS encoding anaerobic C4-dicarboxylate transporter, with the protein product MDIMLILQIIVLFGGIYLGVRLGGMGIGYAGGLGVIILSLCFGMKPANLPWDVILIIASVISAITALQVAGGLDYLVQVAERILRKNPKQINYLAPTVTYLLTVFAGTGHTAFSMIPVIVEVAKSENIKPSAPLALSVVSSQVAITASPISAAFVAMSGLCEPLGVNYPMLLFICISTTFVGMLITAFIVNMFYDLDLSKDPIYQERLAKGLVKEIKGHEEKELLPYAKRSVAIFGIGVLAVVIYALAISKNVGLINPVILGRDGAIISFMLTIGAFIVMLCKVETGKLLSTSTFQSGMNACICVLGIAWLGSTFVGGHVDAIKAVASEFVKQYPFVLAVVLYFVSALLYSQAVTTKVMMPVVALALGMTSPENSGQVWILVASFAAVSGLFVLPTYPTTLGAIAMDDTGTTRVGKFVFNHSFFIPGTIMVAVSVALGFIVAPILL
- a CDS encoding aspartate ammonia-lyase, with product MGTRKEHDFIGELEISNDVYYGVQTFRALENFHMSGRKLSDYPYFIKAFAQIKKAAALANKEVGVLEAAKADAIAKACDRLIAGEFRDQFVVDMIQGGAGTSTNMNANEVITNVALESMGHKKGEYQYLHPNDHTNLGQSTNDTYPSSIKVAAYAKLTDLLKAMELLKSELEVKAKEWKDVIKMGRTELEDAVPTTLGNTFNAFATYIKSDIEKITAARESMRYLNMGATAIGTGINCHPDYKFVVEKKLSEITGVKFEAADDFIAATQDTADFVHVSGALKTAAVRLSKIANDLRLMNSGPRCGLGEINLPQMQPGSSIMPGKVNPVIAEVVGEACYEVIGNDVTIMLCSERGEFELNAFEPGIAYGLFNSICILENAMKTLAEKAIKKLTANPEACLKSVLGSVGIVTAFNPHIGYEKSASIAKEALQTGKAVGDICLERGYLSKAQIDKILEPKNMLNPSMSKDDIGK
- a CDS encoding ABC-F family ATP-binding cassette domain-containing protein, with translation MLEVRGLTQRFASSLLFEDVNLKLNRHNRYGLIGANGAGKSTFLKILSGEIEPTSGEIVIENGLRVGVLGQDQFAFENFSLKDAVLYGNKRLYDAVKEKEKLYESPEFTDAINDRLSELEMITAEEDPTYEYETRIEKILSSLGLNEFDKSMSELENSEKVKVLLAQVLFPKPDILFLDEPTNNLDIDAIAWLENELNHHEGTLVVISHDRHFLNRVCTHILDVDFKKIREFSGNYDDWYMAANLITKQHEMERDKKLKEKEELERFIARFSANASKAKQATSRAKQLEKLDIAEIAVSSRRDPSILFRTNREIGNELIEIKNLSKKFDDKVVFDGLNFKLEKGDKLAIIGHNGVGKSTLCKLITGELAPDGGSVHIGATIELGYFAQDTVNKITSDLKLYEYLQDAKNKDIDEIRKCLGRMLFSGAEQEKAVGALSGGEKHRVRLAQLMLHRPNLLVMDEPNNHLDLEAIIALGEAFYNFNGSVVCVSHDRELIDAFANRILHLKGDGEVVDFRGTYEEYRQNLGLED